The DNA region GAGGCAGAAATATTGTCCATtgaaaaattcttataaaacttTTTTTCACTTCAACATATTTCCTTTCAAATTAGCCACTATCAAAATCTAGGCTTCTTGACCAAGtagttatttcaaaataaccttGTTTCATATAGGTTATTCAAAATgaggttatttgggtaaaaagacaTTATAGGGGTACACCACacaatgaaattattttatttttaaataaagggtattttgatgatttgaaagATGAGTAGATAGTTGATTGGATAGTGcctaatttgaaattaatctcaaataatcaaagatcaaacaaggtccAAATATATGATCACTATTCTCTTCAATTATACATGCTATTGGATATAACACAGTATACTAACATCTCTAACAATACCATAAGATTGAGCTCTCTTTATTACATTGTTATAGCCTCCACATTATCCTGATGTCTATTTTAGTGGCATCCATTTAATACTTTAGACATATATCTAAGCAAGCAGAGGTCGCAAAACAAGTCTTTGAagcaaaataaaatactatGGATATACACAATGAAAATAGTCGGAAACTTACCATCACGGAAAGGAGCCCATTCATGCTTACGTAGATGGTGCGGAGCATCAAGAGGAGGCAAAACACCCTGCAAAAGATCTCAAGAAATGATATGTAAATCTCTCACAATTCTTATTCTACTTTTTTCAACAAACAACCACAAATACATTCTAGTCCATACCACATAACGCAAACTGTTGTGCCATGGAAAAAGACTCTTCCTCAAATATTGTGGCGTCTCAAGATATTTAAGAATCCTTACAAGAAAAGCTGCACCACTTTCATTCTCATTCGAACTATCAGCCACTATAGTAGCATCAGTCAAGCTACTTTTGCTGTCAAATACTACCACCTTCACAAAGATATAAACATCATCTCTTAAAAactacttattttaaaaatcagaAATTCCTAGTAAATGATAGCTGTTTCTAGTTTCTACCCTAATTAACTGAATTCTTGAGCAATTCCAACGAGAAAAAGATGGTATACCTCATTTATCCGGAATATTGTTGCAGCACGAGCAATTTGTCCAGCCAactggaaaaagaaaaagatcaaATTTTTCCGCAgcatattaaaacaataaatgatCATCAATCAGTTCACAGACGAACTAATCAAACATGGGATATAATAGGTTACCAGAGTGGCAAGTTCGAGGGACTGAGCGTTGTCAATGATGGAGCCAGGGAGAGCGATGCTGACGGTAGGAGTTTCATTAGGTTTATGAGTGTTTtctttctcattctcattctcgaTGATTCCCTTCTTGTGtttctttgtcttcttcttcttcagtttaGTATCGAGAGAACAGCCATTAGAAAGGTCTGGTTCGTCTTCTTCGATTGGTTCCGAGCTTTCTCTCTTCGTCTTCTTCCCCATTTTGCTGCGGCTAGCTTTCTTCAGTCTACTGAAGTTCTTAGGCTATAATTTTACAAATCAAAGAAACTCAATTTGGTACTTGTACTTCTAAGTAATGGATTTCTTGtccatttatattttacttgAACTATTTTTATACTAcactttttaagtttttttttctaggGTTAATAATTGACCCATTTTCAATGAAAATTTGACGACCATaataatgacattattttgagATATGACTAGGGTCTaataaagtttgtaaaaatGACTATTTCAGACGAAAATACCTTTCGACGTTGCGTCGCATAATGCGAAAGGATGACTAACAATGTTTACAAAAATGACCTCGCGTGACACAATAAATATTTGCAAAAAGTAACCTTGTGACGCGATAAATATTTGTCAACATTATCGCGTCACGCAAGGTCATTTTTGCAACCATTATCAGGTTATCGagtatttttatctttaaacaGGTCGAAAAGGTCATTTTGCAAGCTTTATGAGTGCCCAATCATCTCccaaaattatgtaattattatgATCATTTCGTCACATTTCCCGTTCtataaaatgacttaaattaagattgaaaaaagtaatttttaggtcatattataatttggattcaatattttaaaaaataatgtacaaaATCAAGTTAAGAAAAcgaataatgaaaaaaattgaataactataacttttatgtttttataataaaatcttaactatatttatttgctgatttatttttattattttaaaaaatgttagcttttataaaaaaaaaaaaaatcaaaatttgttcaaaagttttttttttttcaaggttAAAgcttttaaactaataaaaccGTTATAATGAAAAACATTCTATTAGACGATTATAATGTCGAATAATAAAAACTTGTTATTTTCAGTTATATCAACTTAAATTTTccgtttttgtttaatttttaaagtaattttgtttgactatcaatttttttttttacaaaacacGTTAAATAAGATCGAATATAGATTAACTCCTCCATCTAAGTTAAGTAAAGCTTAAAAAAATCGTTCTCGATGTTTAGAGGAACAATCAAACCACCCTGTTTTGTCACTCCCTAGCCTCTATATGAAaattaacaaaagaaaatttgtaAGGATGAAACCACTTCATTGCAAAATTAAGGGAAAAAAGTAACAAAggaaattgagaaaaataagtCAGCATTCAGCAACAAAGCTATCTATAATTCCCTAACACACACTCAATAAATCAATCATCCAACCAATGGCATATGCATTTGGTAAAAACAATAAGTGAGCATAGCAactcagatcttctgctaccaaGTCAATAAAAATACCCCAAGAGACCTCAAAATTTGGAATTGTATATATTGAAAAGAAtcaataaatcatatttatgtaCATTAAATCTAAGGATCAGTTTTACAGGAAGAGCTTCTATTGAAAGTGTCAAAATCCAGGAAAAGTATGGAGGTATTATCTTTTGTGCGCTGAGCTCTCGCCTCGCCCAACAGAAAACTCGCAATCTTTTCAGCAGGATTCTCTTTATCCATCATTGTCTGCTTCTCCCTCGACTGTTCAAAACAGACAAAGTGTTCTATGTTGTGATGATTCCTTTCCACATAGTAAAACAGCAAATAATATCCATTCATTGATTTTATACCTGTTGGACCAATTGAATAGCCTTCTTCGCAGTAATAACATCCCAAAAGCCATCACTGCACTCACCACATTCAGAAAATTGGAGGCCTGTTTGCTTTACATTTTATACTACCAAAAAATCTAAATTCTTGTGTTTCCCAAAATCACAATCTATCACATATCTAAAGATCTAGAAAATAATCAAGATCCTGACTTTCAATTTTAGCTTTGGCGATTTTCCAAAGATCATGATTGTGACAGACAAAATatcagtttccaaataggctagACATGCAAAACTGGACAAAGATTATGATGATAGAACAGATATCTTAAATGatagcaaagagatcacctggCTATAAGTGCAAAACCATGGCTTCCTTTATGCATCTTCACTGCCTGACTGATAAAAGGCTCTGAACTGAATCTACCATCCTGTTGCTTCAAGTATTTGTCTCCAAGCATCCGAGCAAGATTTAAGCCTATGGATAAGAACAGTAACTTAGTAATAATGAATGTGACCTGTCAGTCCATCTGGCATTCATTTGAACACACAAAGTAGTAATGGTTACCACATAACCGAGTCTCCCCTTCTTTTAAAGGTTCTCCTGTTTCCTGGATACGGGCTCTTTCAGAATAACTTGTTATTCTGTGATCTTCTGACATCTTAATTGGCTTCCCACCAATACTGCCAGATTGATATTTTGTGCACATCAGAagatataaagaaataaatgtgTCTTGGCCAACATTctgaatatataaaataatgaaaatataatacactctatttgtttttcattttaataatcaGTAGACAACCCAAAGAAAAACACCCCACTTGAATAAACATATATTCTGTGTTTTTACAAGGTAAAGATATTGGAAACAACTCTTTCAACTTAATTTCATATCCAGGTGTGGATCTGGCTGAGATCCTGTGTTTAGAAACTTAGTGTATTCGAACCATCTTTGGCCCAAATACATGATGTTTGATAAAACCGAAAATTAAGTGTTAGCTATGAACTGAAATCTAAGGCCTGTTCGGtagtgggttatttaaaaagtaattattgtAGATGATTTTGAGGGAGTGGagatttttttgacaaaaagacttaaagagtattaaattattaatatataatgataaaataaaaataaaaaatttaaatagagggtattttagtaattttgttaattaattgagtgatgtgattgatgaaaAGGGAGTGAAATGATGTTAGACTAggttgagattatttaaataattccaaCCGAACAAGGCTTAAGTGTCGAAATAGTTAAGTgtccaaaaatataaaactgaaaagaccaaataaaaatatctgaatttccagttattatatgtattattgaattttaaCCTTATAATAACGAAATTTGGTTAATTTATACGGTTAAAGTTGTCATTTGTATATTTTTACTACATTATCGAGTTAAGTCATTCATAACTTTACCAAATTAAACCAGActttctaacttatttttttagctTAATTGGAGctgaatctaaataatttagtgATATTAGAAAACAATTAGCAAATGgactaaattcaaataagcacttaattttttatattaagtaatatattttatcgaGCACCGCCTAGGCAGATAttcctttttttaaaatttgaagaagtTATCAATATACCCCATAGTCATGCCCCCCTCCCCCCACTTCAACTTTTAAGGCATCCTTAATGGGAATTGAACATGAGATCTTTGGTCTCTTAAGCAGACTCTTTCCACTTAAGCTACCCTAGGAAAATACACCTAAAATAAAGTATTTGCAATATAATTGTTATTTCAGACGAAGACAGATTGGGCTGGGTGACTTGGTGAATAGGTGAGGGATCAAGATAAGAAAATCGTTTTGAAAAGCTATCAATACCCCCCATAGTCATGGCCCCCCACTAAAGTTTGTGATAATCTAACGATTGAATCATCTGACGGGAGGGCGTTTGAAGATGGAGAGATTTCTAGTGTATCCCAGCCAACCACACCTTTTATTCCAAACATATTGGATctgtattaaaaaattcatgGGTTGTTTCTCATCTATGTATCGATTCATATCCAAATACAAAAGTGTTTCATTCTACTAATCAAATATGCATACTCGGACAAAAAAAAGTAGTTATTAGATGAAACCACATACTTAATAATACAGGCAGAGTCTCCAACATTTGCACATTGAGCAAAGTAGTTTTCACGATCATCGGCCCAAACCAAAAGCAAGGTCGCCGTGCACCCCTAAAAGATTTAAAGAAGTACCATCATAAACAAGACATGAAGTGGCACCAAAAAAAGTTAAACAGTTCAAAATCCTACAAAAGATTAAATCAAGTTGGAACAGTTAAAAAACCTCGTAATAGTGATCCAAGCATGCTTCTGTTTGCGAAAACGCATCACGGAGAACATCTGAGGCATCACCTTGCGATAGAACCCTCTGCCTTCTGAACGGATCTGACAAGATACTTGACACCTTCTCAGGTAGTAACCTATAGCAAAACAACAGAAGAAATCACTTTAGTGCAAACAGCCTCTGTGAACAGAAAATTGGAAACCATCTTTAAGAGCAGTGGAACTTCTAAGAAGAAAGAATTGATAGTAGGAGACTAACTTGCTAGCAGAAACGGCAGCACTTTCTCCACCATGTCCATCACATATACCAAACACTCCAAACTGCATTTTATCAAGCAAACAACACCTTTTTATATAGCCATGTAAGATATTAGGAAAGACGCTCAAACTTGAGAAATCCTAAACCTGATCAGCCCCAGCTAGGGGCCACCTGTAATAGCACACATCTTCCATTGGCAACTTTTTTCCTCCTCGACGTGCCGACATTGGGTCTGAAGCGACACCAAGGCCGAATGGTTTTTGACATTCAATCTCAGATGTAATCTGAACCTGGAATAATGTGATATGAAGTAGAGATTAGTGTTTAAAATGACAATCACACGATGTGTCAAAGTGTGTGTAATTAGATAGTTAGAGATATAGTTAGTAGATTAGTTAGTACTAATAGTAGTTAATATGATAGTTagttagtctagttggttagaATAGTAGTATACATAAAATGCAACGTAACCAGTTAGAATATAGAATAATAATGATGAATAAGAAGATAGTAGTTCAGTCTGTTTCTCTCCTCCATCTCTAAAGTGTCTCACACCCTGTTCTATCTGAAAGTCTCAATTCTCGTCCCATTctcttaaactaaaaataatactattaatttGTGGACCCCGTGTAGTATTGGCCCTTTAAAAACCCTAGTCTCCATTCTGTATCAATAGTCCCTCCTAAAAAGACACTTGACCTCGAgtgttgaaaaaaatacaatcttCCTCAATCAAAGACAATTCTGAAATTATCCTTCGTTTTGAGCATCATTGTCCAGCAAAAGCAAGATGAATTAAAGGAAATATGTGGTCCAACTCCAATAGTACAAGCTGAAAAACTCTTTGAAAATTGGAGCTTTTTCAACAGTTTGatctaacatattaaaaataccAATTGTTCATTTGCATGATTTAGCACAAAAAAACTAGGTTTGCGAGAACTCTTAAACATGTTGTAGTGGTCAAAGAAAGATCATCAGAAGTCTCAACAATGGTAGCGACTCCATTCAACGTCTCAACAATAGCAATTGCAAGAGGGGCTGTTTGTATCTCTAAGTAGTCTTGTGGAATAATAAATGAATGTAGAGCCAACAATTCATTTGATTCAACACATGCATCTTCAATTAGGACATTCTCTTCTACCCTCATGTCCAGGACTCACTCTTATTTCTAGTTATCCAACTTGATTTTGTCCATTAGATGCTTCAAGTTACCAATAATAGTATGTATCTTTTGAAGATCGACATGATAATAAAATCGTTTACAAACCACCAACCTTTTGAATTCAGTCTAACAAACATGTTCAATCTCTAATTCTTTGGTATACCAAGTTAATGTTTGACCATCTAAATGTCTGACAACTTTACTAACCCTGAAACGAGAAGGTAGCTTGTTTTCTTCAAAGATTTCGTTCATACTTGCAATCAAGAGATGATATGTGAATAACGAGGTAATTCCAGTTCCTTCcaatacataattttttgttcttttttatcTCGTAAATGAAAACAGAACTAGAACAATAGCAAAGGCATAAGTGCAAGAATTGAAAGCTCTTATACCAATGATAGAGTTCAAACAGTCTAGGGTTTAAACAATCCAAGAAAAGGAGGTGAGAAGCAAATATAAATCAAGACGAGAAGTATAGAGTCTTTCataatttcattcaataatcaCAAGTTCTAACTTAGATATGTTTTTATACTAATCTAATCCGAAACTGAAAAGGAAAATACtatcttaataaatttgaaagataAATATTATCCTAATAAACTAATTATCTTCTTGTATTAGTATCTGATTAGGTTTTAGTTCTATAAAAAGGGCCGTAGACTTTTATGAAATTAATCAATCTTTTGAGAAGTATTTTCCAGTTTCTCCCCAATTCTAGGGTTTTCCCCTTTCTCCATTAAAGTTCTATAACCAGATATAGGTTTTGTATCATAATGATagatcaaataaacaaatatagacatctaaatataaaaatattaaaaaccagTGCATGTTTGGTGGTATTCACATTTTTCTACTGATATGAGAAGCAAATACTTGCATGTCAAACTTTATGTAAAAATAGTATAACATGCAAATCTTCAGATGATACAAATTAACCAATTAAAACTGTTTTCCTTGCAGATTAATAAAGCATAGTGATTTTGCACCTCATTATTGTGTGAAGGTATTTTCAGGGGTAAATGAAGTACGAAGAAACCAAATCTTATAGTAGTCTCAAACAGAAGCAAAAAATGGAGTAATATATTTTCTTGGTCGCATAAATGTAACATTTTGCTGAACAGGTTGTATTAAGTCAACATAATTCTTGGTCGcagaaataaaataagaaatagtATAATGTCTAGCTAAACATAAAGTCAATAGAAGAGTAATATGGTATGAAAGTGCAGGAAATTGATTGGTTAGTTTAAGGGGTGGCGAATATATTTGTACCAATTTAACAACGAGTTATCTTTTACCATTTTCGAatactttacatatttaaaccAACTTTGATATTGACCAATCAATTTGGACAATTAACattcaaagaaaaatatttaggGTTTTTCATTGGAAAAGAAGACTATAATAAGAAAACATTATACTTACAAGTACTTTTGTGCTTGTACCAAAAGTAATGATGTC from Impatiens glandulifera chromosome 5, dImpGla2.1, whole genome shotgun sequence includes:
- the LOC124938642 gene encoding protein phosphatase 2C 70-like, whose amino-acid sequence is MEKTVLYGIIVGGFILLMLLLILFLVLLACKPWRFFSRSSRTRTIKASSPPIGDDIERPLVSDDLRLPQYHQRNDFDGNYTLLGGNQATDNHVSSLHSDKVSKQVASATSQLSQSGSFILDVISESSDDGINATLRRPLVANRLAEEQNRVKKEGQIPESKLSGNASIKESGSRGFIGSNLTLEAISGPSRGLNSSIKSTNSSRLPLTLGRVAPSEILLKDSEISGKHAMINWNSNKFKWELVDLGSLNGTFLNSLSIHHPDSESRQWGDPVELGNGDIITFGTSTKVLVQITSEIECQKPFGLGVASDPMSARRGGKKLPMEDVCYYRWPLAGADQFGVFGICDGHGGESAAVSASKLLPEKVSSILSDPFRRQRVLSQGDASDVLRDAFSQTEACLDHYYEGCTATLLLVWADDRENYFAQCANVGDSACIINIGGKPIKMSEDHRITSYSERARIQETGEPLKEGETRLCGLNLARMLGDKYLKQQDGRFSSEPFISQAVKMHKGSHGFALIASDGFWDVITAKKAIQLVQQSREKQTMMDKENPAEKIASFLLGEARAQRTKDNTSILFLDFDTFNRSSSCKTDP